The DNA window CCTCGTTTCGCTTTCCGAATTACGGAAAATCGGCATCGGCATTGTGGTTTTGCAAATTATTCTCAATGCCTTGTTTGCGCCCAAACTGCTTATCATCTGGGGCATTGTCATACTTTACCTTTCGCTCATGGGCAAAGAGTTTTTTGTGGCCGAATGGCTCAAGAAACATCAGTTCTGGTATGTGGTTTCACACATGTTCATCATTCCGCTCATCGACATTTACGCCAGCGGGCTCGACTGGTTGCAGGAAGGTGTAAGCGCACCGAAAGGTTTGCTGTTTTTCTTCGCGGTATCCTATTTCAACGGTATTGTACTTGAAGTAGGCCGTAAAATCCGCATCCCGGCCGATGAAAAAGAAGGCGTTCTCACCTACTCGTCGATGCATGGCCCGCACAAAGCCACTTTGCTCTGGTTGCTCATGGTACTCATCACCGCAGGCTGGGCCATTGCTGCGTCGTGGTTTGCAGGATATGGTATGCAGGGATTCATTACCATGCTTTGCATTGCATTAGTCATAAGCATTCCCGCAATTTTATTCCTGCAGAAAATGACAACCAAACGTGCAAAATTTATTGAATACGCATCCGCACTCTGGACCATTGCCATGTATTTGAGTCTGGGCGGAATTCCGATGGTAGTTGAATTGATGAAATAAACTATCTTTTATCCACCCTTTACCCAAAACCCGTCAAATGCCGGCTATTCGTATTTTACTGTTTGTCCTTGTGCTTATTCTATCCGTTTTCGGAAAGTCGGATAAAATAAACTATGATGCATTTCGTAATGCACAGGATTTTACCGTGCCTGTTTTGAATTGTGAGGAAGAAAATAAAACTGCGCTGTTTGTTTTTCCGCACGATGATGATGTGATTTGTTGTGCCGGTACGGCACAATTACTTCGTGAAAAAGCCTGGAGAATCTATTCGCTCACACTTACGCAAGATGCCGATTCGAAAGAAGCTGCAAAACGGGCTGTGGAATGGAGTAACTCAATGAAAATTCTTGGTATTACAGAATCTGCTCATCTCTACTTACCAAACAATCCGTGGGCCAATGTAGAGCAAAACAATCTTGTATTCTGGAATGAAAAAACAGACAGTCTCGAAACGCTGATTTACACGTTTATGATGAAATACAAACCGTCGCTGGTAGTTACATTCGATACAATTATTGGCGGATACGGGCATCCCGAGCACCGGCTTACCGGCAAAGCTGTGTATCGTGTATTTACGGCACATAAAAATGAAAGCAACTTTCCGGTAAAGCGTATTCTTCACAGCACCATGCCCGAAAAGCTCGAACAGGTGTGGCTTTCAAACAATCCGGCTTATCTGCTCACACAAAAATATGCAGGACAGGTAACACTTCCCGAACCCAATGCTGCTGTTGATGTGCGCAACTACTGGCCGGTAAAACGAAATGCTGCAGCGGCATACAAAACACAGCAGGCCACACTGAAAAAATTCATGATGCTTCCCGACATAAAAGACACAGCCGCACACTATCAGGCGTTTGCCCGCGAATATTATCTGGAGGTGAAATAGTTTTGTATGATACTTTTTTCAAACACACCTGCATCCGAACGCAGTGCCGATTGCGGCGGCAAAGCCTCCAACCTGTTTTTGCTGACCGATGCAGGCTTTCCGGTTCCCGACTTTGCGGTGCTGCCCGCAGGCTTACTGCAAAGCTGGATGCCTGAAAACACAACCGATGCCGAAGCATTTATCCGCTCTTTCCGTATTCCCGATACAATTATTCAGTTACTGCTTAACCGGTTTGGCCACGATGCGCAACTCGCCGTGCGCTCTTCGGCATTGGGCGAAGATGGTGCAGAACAATCCTTTGCCGGACAATATGAATCGTATCTCCACGTAAATGCCGATACGCTTGAAGCGCGCATACGCGATGTGTGGCGCTCAGCCTGCGAGAAACGCGTGCAGGTGTACCAGCAGTTTCACGGTATCGGAAAAAGTAATATTGCCGTGATTGTGCAGGTGATGGTGAATGCCGATGTAGCGGGTGTAGGTTTCGGAATAAATCCGGTGAGCGGAAACAGGAATGAATGTGTGATAAGTGCGGTGTGGGGTTTGGGAGAAGGTTTGGTTTCGGGCGAGCTTGATGCGGATACGTTTACCGTGTCGGCCGAAAAAATTACGGAACAGCTTGTAACTAAACCGCGCAAGGTAACTGCATCGGCACAAGGCGGTACGGCGTTTACAGAAGTGGAAACTTCGTTGCAAAATGCACGCACGTTGAGTAATGCACAGCTGCGTCACATCGAAAGCTGGCTATATCAGTTGAAGAAACTATACGGACGTGCGCAGGATATTGAATTTGCCGTAGCAGATGGAAATTTGTATCTCCTGCAAACACGCCCCATTACCACCACCGCACAACTTCCCGACCCCGAAGGCGAATACTTAGTGTGGGACAACAGCAACATTATTGAATCGTATCCCGGACTTACCTCGCCGCTTACGTTTTCGTTTATCCGCAAAATGTATGAGGCTGTGTATATTCAGTTCACTTCCATGATGGGAGTGAATGAGGCGGAGCGGCAGCAGCATGCGGTAGTGTATGCCAACATGCTCGGCTTGCTCAACGGCCGCGTGTATTATAATTTACGGAGCTGGTACAAATTGCTTTCGCTGCTTCCGGGTTATCAGCTAAACGCGGAGTTTATGGAGAAAATGATGGGCGTGAAAGAACGTTTTACGCTCGACGATGTAACGGTGCGCAGCAAATTCAGCGAGCGTTTGCGTGTACTGAACATGATACGTTTGCTGCTGAAAAACCAGCGGCAATTGCCCGGTATGCGCCGCGCCTTTACGCGCGATTTTGAAGCGGTGATGCAGGAATACGATGCCATTGATTTCAGCCGGCAGCGGGCCGATCAGCTTATTGTGCTGTATGAACGCTTTGAGCAAACCCTGCTGAAAAAATGGAAAGCGCCGCTGGTAAATGATTTCTTTGCCATGATCTGGTACGGTGTGTTGCAGAAACTCACCGCGAAATATTTCCCCGGCCATGCGGCCACGCTGCACAATGATTTGCTTTGCGGTGCACGCGATATTGTGAGCACCGAACCGCTGCGCCGCATCGACGAAATTGTAAAACGGGTGCGCAGCAATGCCGCCTGGCTGGCCTTGTTTGAAAAGCCCGAAAGCGAAGTGCTGGCGTCGCTGACGCTGAAAGAAAACGAGCCTGTGCAGCAACTCATGCAAAGCTATATTGCCGCCTGGGGCGACCGCACCGTGGGCGAGCTGAAGCTCGAAACAATTACCTACCGCCAGCAGCCTGCACTTTTTGTGCGCGTAATTGCAGCGGCTTTGAAGCAGCCCGAAACCACGCATGCCAATCTCGATCTGAAGCTGCGCAGCGAGGCCGAAGCCATTGTAAAAAGTAAACTCCGCGCAAAGCCGCTTAAACGCTGGCTGTTTAATCTGGCTCTTCGCCGCTCGCGCGATCTGGTGAGCAACCGCGAAAACCTGCGCTACGCCCGCACACGGGGCTTTGGCATGGTGCGCCGCATTATGCTGGCCATTGGCGAACAATTTGCAGCCGAACAGCTAATCGATTCGCCACGCGATATTTTCTGGCTGCGTCTCGACGAAATTGCAAACTACATACGCGGCACCTCCGACCTGCGCAACCTGCGCGAACTGGTACGCATACGCAAAGCCGACTACACAAAATTTGAAACGCTGCCTTCGTCGGAGCGTGTGCCCACGCGCGGCATTGTGTATGCAGGAAATAACTTTGCACCACCCGCAGCCAGCCTGCACGAAACCGCCAACGGCAAAGCACTGAAAGGTATTGGCTGTTGCCCCGGAAAAATTACAGCCCGCGTGCAGGTCATTCACGACCCGCACAGTGTAAGCAGCCTCAACGGCGATATTCTTGTAACCGCCAGCACCGACCCGGGCTGGATTACACTCTTCCCTTCGGCCTCGGCTATTCTGGTCGAACGCGGCAGCCTGCTCAGCCATTCGGCAATCGTATCGCGCGAAATGGGGAAACCCTGCATTGTGGGCGTAAGCGGATTACTTCAGCAACTCAAAACCGGCGACCGTGTGCAAATGGATGGCAGCACCGGCGAAATAATTATTCTCGACAATGAGTAAAAACGATCTTCAGCAACGGGTAGAATTCGATTTTATCCGCTACGCCAACTGCTGGGAAGATGCCGATATACTGGCCGAAGCATTGCAGGTAAAACCCGGCGAACGCGTGCTGTCAATCGCCTCGGCAGGCGACAATAGTTTTGCACTGCTCATTAATGCGCCCGAAATTGTAGTGGCTGTTGATGTAAATGAAATTCAACTCTGGCTCGGTGAATTGAAAAAGGCGGCTTTTACACTCGATACACACGAAGAATTTCTGGCTTTTCTTGGCTTCACACCTTCATCTTCACGCATCGAAACCTATAAAAAAATACGCAGCCAAATGCCCGAACCGGCGCAACGCTGGTGCGACAACCATTTACAGCTCATCGAAGCGGGCGTAATTATGCAGGGAAAGTTTGAACGTTACTTCGGCTACTTTCGTTCAAAATTGCTACCGCTCATTCATAATAAAAAACGTATTGCAAAACTGTTTGAAGAAAAACCGGCAGATGCACAGCAAAAATTCTACACTGAAGAATGGAATACCTGGCGCTGGCGTTTGTTTTTCCGCATTTTCTTCAGCCGTTTTGTAATGGGCAAATACGGGCGTGATCCGGAGTTTATGAATGAGGTGAAGGTTTCGGTAGGTAAGTATATTTTTGGCAAAGCCGAAACTCATTTGCAAAGCAAAGTCATGCAGCAGAATCATTTTCTGCACCATATTCTTGCCGGTAAGTTTGAACCTCAGCTTCCGCTTTATGCCCGAAAGGAAAATTTCGAACGCATACGGTCAAATCTTTCGCGCATTGTCTTTTTTAAAGGCTATGCCGAAGAAGCCTGCCGCGAGTATGGTCCGTTTGATGCGTTCAACCTCTCCAATATTTTCGAATACCTATCGGCCGAAATTTCAACCACCATTGCCCAGCAGCTTTGCAGTGCATCAAAACCAGGAGCGCGTTTTGCCTACTGGAATTTAATGGTGCCGCGAAATCTTGCTGCATTGTATCCTGAAAAACTGCAACGCCAAAACGAAGTGGCCGACCGGCTTGGCGCCAGCGACAAAGGCTTTTTCTATCACCGCTTTCATCTCGATATTCTGAAAAATGGATAATCAGCTTATACATTGCCTCTGGCTGGGTGCGTGTTTTCTTGCACTCTTCAGCACCGGCGAAATTTTATATCATAAATTCGGCGTGCGCGCCGAATACACGCGCAAGCTCATTCATTTGGGTACAGGTGTACTTACACTGCTTTTCCCCGTTTTTCTGCGTTCGCATTGGTTTGTGCTTTTGCTTTGCGGTGCGTTTGCAGTAATACTGCTTACAAGTTTAAAATTCAATCTTCTTAAATCCATCAACGCCATCGACCGTAAATCGCATGGCAGTATTTCGTATCCGGCGGCCGTGTACGGTACATTTTTATTCTACGATTTCTTTTCAGGCACGCATCCGCAAAAAGCCTACTTCTACATTCCCGTACTTATGCTTGCCGTATGCGATCCGATTGCTGCACTGAGCGGAAAGCGCTGGCCGTGGAAACCTTTTCAGGTAGGAAGCGGAAAGAAAACACTAACCGGCTCGCTCATGTTTTTTATTTCCGCATCATTGCTGTCCGGCATTCTGCTTTATACACTTTCTGAAACCAGCAATTCCAATCTGATTACACTTTCATTGCTGCTGGGTGCTTTCGGGGCATTTATCGAGGCGATAAGCCGCAACGGTTTCGACAACCTGCTTATTCCGCTCATTTCCATACTTGTACTTGCAGCAGGCTTTTTTCTTGGCTGGTATCAACCGGAAATACTGTAATCTGTAATTCACTCACCTATGAATTTGCGCTACATCACACAACAGGAGAATGAATTCGACGCTGCATTCGGAGAACTAAATGGCACACTCTATCCCGATGAGATGAAACCGTGGAGAAGAAAAACGGGAACCGATATCGACGGAGACCGCGCCATATTCATGCTGGTGGCAGAACAAAACGGCACAAAAGAAGCGGTGGCTGTTTTGTATCGCAGTGATGCGGATGATGCAGATGATGCACTATTTATCGGAAACTACGAAGCGGATACTGACGAAGCTGCCACCGCACTGCTGGCAGAAGCGGAAGCTTTTGCCCGTGCGCAGAATTTCAAACGCATACTCGGCCCTATGAACGGAAGCACCTGGGGCACCTATCGTTTCCGGAAAGGCAATAGCAATGATTTATTTTTTTCCGAGCATTATCATCCCCCGCAATACCCTGAACAGTGGAAAAAAGCCGGCTTTACTGAAACACAACATTACATTTCCACCATCGACAAATCGTTGCACTGCGATAGCCCCGAAATTCTTGCACTCGAGGCAAAACTCCCCGCTGCAGGTCTGCATATCCGCACACTAACTGAAAACGATTTCGATGCCGGCAGTCTGCGAAAACTGTACACGTTTTGCACCACCGCTTTTGCCAACAACGTACTTTATGCACCCATCCGTGCAGAAGTTTTTATGATGCGTTATGCACATATAAGCAAATACATTGCACCGGAAAGCAGCGCAGTTATTGAAGATGCGCAGGGCGAAATACAAGGCCTTCTCCTCGCCTATCCCGATCATTTTTGTAAAACGGAAAAGCGGTTCATCATTAAAACCGTAGCTCGGCATCCGCAGTGTACATTTAAAGGCATCGGCACGTTGCTGGGCAATCTGGGTACACGCTATGCCAAACAACATGGCTACACAAGTGTAATTCACGCCTATATGCACAGTGGCAATGCTTCGGTAAACCTTTCCGGGAAATTTTCGGGCGAGTTGTTACGTGAATATGTTTTATTTGAAAAAACACTGTAATGAAAAACCGACGCAAACTCATTCTCCGCACATTACTTGTGTTGCCTTTTGTGGCTGCGCTGGCTGTGTGGATTTTCAGTCGCTATAAATCGCACGACAATTTGCCGTACAAAGCCATTGCGTATTCAGTAGAAATTAATGCTTCACCCGAAGAAGTGTTTGCCTATCTCGGACACTCGGAAAAAGCGGGCGAATGGTCGGTATTTGTGCATCACATTACCACACTGAACA is part of the Bacteroidota bacterium genome and encodes:
- a CDS encoding UbiA family prenyltransferase yields the protein MNPHSKPEENNAPLLKRLWIYQRERFPLFGHGPLVAAFSFSAISYSRICRGADGFVDWSLFALGIFTTVSLFLLVRIFDEHKDAEDDARYRNELPVPRGLVSLSELRKIGIGIVVLQIILNALFAPKLLIIWGIVILYLSLMGKEFFVAEWLKKHQFWYVVSHMFIIPLIDIYASGLDWLQEGVSAPKGLLFFFAVSYFNGIVLEVGRKIRIPADEKEGVLTYSSMHGPHKATLLWLLMVLITAGWAIAASWFAGYGMQGFITMLCIALVISIPAILFLQKMTTKRAKFIEYASALWTIAMYLSLGGIPMVVELMK
- a CDS encoding PIG-L family deacetylase; translation: MPAIRILLFVLVLILSVFGKSDKINYDAFRNAQDFTVPVLNCEEENKTALFVFPHDDDVICCAGTAQLLREKAWRIYSLTLTQDADSKEAAKRAVEWSNSMKILGITESAHLYLPNNPWANVEQNNLVFWNEKTDSLETLIYTFMMKYKPSLVVTFDTIIGGYGHPEHRLTGKAVYRVFTAHKNESNFPVKRILHSTMPEKLEQVWLSNNPAYLLTQKYAGQVTLPEPNAAVDVRNYWPVKRNAAAAYKTQQATLKKFMMLPDIKDTAAHYQAFAREYYLEVK
- a CDS encoding phosphoenolpyruvate synthase produces the protein MILFSNTPASERSADCGGKASNLFLLTDAGFPVPDFAVLPAGLLQSWMPENTTDAEAFIRSFRIPDTIIQLLLNRFGHDAQLAVRSSALGEDGAEQSFAGQYESYLHVNADTLEARIRDVWRSACEKRVQVYQQFHGIGKSNIAVIVQVMVNADVAGVGFGINPVSGNRNECVISAVWGLGEGLVSGELDADTFTVSAEKITEQLVTKPRKVTASAQGGTAFTEVETSLQNARTLSNAQLRHIESWLYQLKKLYGRAQDIEFAVADGNLYLLQTRPITTTAQLPDPEGEYLVWDNSNIIESYPGLTSPLTFSFIRKMYEAVYIQFTSMMGVNEAERQQHAVVYANMLGLLNGRVYYNLRSWYKLLSLLPGYQLNAEFMEKMMGVKERFTLDDVTVRSKFSERLRVLNMIRLLLKNQRQLPGMRRAFTRDFEAVMQEYDAIDFSRQRADQLIVLYERFEQTLLKKWKAPLVNDFFAMIWYGVLQKLTAKYFPGHAATLHNDLLCGARDIVSTEPLRRIDEIVKRVRSNAAWLALFEKPESEVLASLTLKENEPVQQLMQSYIAAWGDRTVGELKLETITYRQQPALFVRVIAAALKQPETTHANLDLKLRSEAEAIVKSKLRAKPLKRWLFNLALRRSRDLVSNRENLRYARTRGFGMVRRIMLAIGEQFAAEQLIDSPRDIFWLRLDEIANYIRGTSDLRNLRELVRIRKADYTKFETLPSSERVPTRGIVYAGNNFAPPAASLHETANGKALKGIGCCPGKITARVQVIHDPHSVSSLNGDILVTASTDPGWITLFPSASAILVERGSLLSHSAIVSREMGKPCIVGVSGLLQQLKTGDRVQMDGSTGEIIILDNE
- a CDS encoding DUF3419 family protein → MSKNDLQQRVEFDFIRYANCWEDADILAEALQVKPGERVLSIASAGDNSFALLINAPEIVVAVDVNEIQLWLGELKKAAFTLDTHEEFLAFLGFTPSSSRIETYKKIRSQMPEPAQRWCDNHLQLIEAGVIMQGKFERYFGYFRSKLLPLIHNKKRIAKLFEEKPADAQQKFYTEEWNTWRWRLFFRIFFSRFVMGKYGRDPEFMNEVKVSVGKYIFGKAETHLQSKVMQQNHFLHHILAGKFEPQLPLYARKENFERIRSNLSRIVFFKGYAEEACREYGPFDAFNLSNIFEYLSAEISTTIAQQLCSASKPGARFAYWNLMVPRNLAALYPEKLQRQNEVADRLGASDKGFFYHRFHLDILKNG
- a CDS encoding phosphatidate cytidylyltransferase; translated protein: MDNQLIHCLWLGACFLALFSTGEILYHKFGVRAEYTRKLIHLGTGVLTLLFPVFLRSHWFVLLLCGAFAVILLTSLKFNLLKSINAIDRKSHGSISYPAAVYGTFLFYDFFSGTHPQKAYFYIPVLMLAVCDPIAALSGKRWPWKPFQVGSGKKTLTGSLMFFISASLLSGILLYTLSETSNSNLITLSLLLGAFGAFIEAISRNGFDNLLIPLISILVLAAGFFLGWYQPEIL